The following proteins are encoded in a genomic region of Musa acuminata AAA Group cultivar baxijiao chromosome BXJ2-11, Cavendish_Baxijiao_AAA, whole genome shotgun sequence:
- the LOC135627816 gene encoding wall-associated receptor kinase 5-like, with amino-acid sequence MDLRVPLLSLLLLLCLPPQPSSSSSDLNPSVFEADAGNCTNIPYPFGVRHLSSFIPGFEIDCNAGGGLPTLSIGTKKLQLLNISVQEGYVRALLSSIAFGYCSRRLAAPTTRISLEGTPYTFNDTRNRYTVIGCDAMVVFQGPGRSHAHNDTSGCVAFCATPFTLQSMVNGYCSGIGCCQTAVPRGLKSFDASYSSIRNLTDCHVNDSTCSEVFLVDQNDFTFSARDVNTITGSTTRPVVLDWAIGNETCAEVKRRNKSELACGHNSECYDSPNGGYRCNCSHGYAGNPYLSSPQGCTDIDECRDPQSNPCVWKCFNEEGGVHCSCPPGSSGDGRKQGSGCQRDTFLEIGLGVGLSLLVMIVGGGIWVYFGLQRRRLTKLKQQHFLQNGGLLLQQHVSSREFSARIFTIEELERATDNFDEVNVVGRGGHGTVYRGVLPDQQVVAIKRSKFMDESQIEHFINEVAILFRIRHRNVVRLLGCCLETQIPLLVYEFVSNGSLFQHLHESSGAPPLSWETRLRIATETAGALAFLHCKPSAPVIHRDVKSANILLDENYTAKVSDFGASRLVPLNQTHVTTLVQGTLGYLDPEYFHTSQLTEKSDVYSFGVVLLELLTSEKPISFCRSETARNLVAHFYTYLKENNLLNLVDAKLVEEAGAMQLLAIAQVAKTCVALESSERPTMKELAVELSALSRLMKRHAELRRPQEEEDGSSRRLAPQGSGNDVGRDDAEMHLLWQDDEGSSKSRGNPPL; translated from the exons ATGGATTTGCGTGTGCCGTTGCTGTCGCTCCTCCTACTCCTGTGCCTGCCGCCGCagccatcgtcgtcgtcgtcggatcTTAATCCAAGCGTGTTCGAGGCGGATGCGGGCAACTGTACAAACATTCCCTACCCTTTCGGGGTCCGACACCTGTCTTCCTTCATCCCCGGTTTCGAGATCGACTGCAACGCCGGCGGCGGCCTTCCCACTCTGTCGATCGGCACCAAGAAGCTACAACTCCTGAACATATCGGTGCAAGAAGGCTACGTGCGCGCCTTACTCAGTTCGATCGCCTTTGGGTACTGTAGCAGGAGACTTGCAGCCCCAACCACCAGGATCAGCCTGGAAGGCACTCCCTACACCTTCAACGACACCAGGAACAGGTACACGGTGATCGGCTGCGACGCCATGGTCGTCTTCCAGGGCCCCGGCCGCTCCCACGCTCACAACGACACCAGTGGATGCGTGGCGTTCTGCGCCACCCCGTTCACCCTGCAGAGCATGGTGAACGGCTATTGCTCCGGCATCGGCTGCTGTCAGACCGCCGTCCCCCGCGGTCTCAAGAGCTTCGACGCCAGCTACAGCAGCATCAGGAACCTCACCGACTGTCACGTCAACGACAGTACCTGCAGCGAGGTGTTCTTGGTCGACCAGAACGACTTCACCTTCTCTGCGAGAGACGTCAACACGATCACCGGTTCCACGACGCGGCCGGTTGTCCTGGACTGGGCGATAGGGAACGAGACGTGCGCCGAGGTCAAGCGCAGGAACAAGTCGGAACTCGCTTGCGGGCACAACAGCGAATGCTACGACTCCCCAAACGGCGGCTACCGCTGCAACTGCTCTCATGGCTACGCCGGGAATCCATACCTATCATCTCCACAAGGATGCACAG ATATCGACGAGTGTCGCGACCCGCAATCGAACCCTTGCGTGTGGAAATGCTTCAACGAGGAAGGGGGCGTCCACTGCTCTTGTCCTCCGGGAAGCAGTGGAGATGGCAGGAAACAGGGATCCGGTTGCCAAAGGGACACGTTCCTTGAGATTGGTTTAG GAGTTGGGCTGTCCCTTTTGGTCATGATCGTAGGAGGAGGCATCTGGGTATACTTCGGACTGCAGAGGAGAAGGCTCACCAAGCTCAAGCAACAGCACTTCCTGCAGAACGGAGGCTTGTTACTGCAGCAGCATGTCTCTTCAAGGGAGTTCAGCGCCAGAATCTTCACGATCGAGGAACTGGAACGGGCGACCGACAACTTCGACGAGGTTAATGTGGTCGGGCGTGGAGGACACGGGACGGTGTACAGAGGCGTCCTACCGGATCAGCAGGTGGTGGCCATCAAGAGGTCAAAGTTCATGGACGAGAGCCAGATCGAACACTTCATAAACGAGGTGGCGATCCTCTTCAGAATCCGCCACAGGAACGTGGTTCGTCTGCTCGGCTGCTGCCTGGAAACTCAGATCCCGCTGCTGGTTTACGAGTTCGTGTCGAACGGAAGTCTGTTCCAACATCTCCACGAAAGCAGCGGCGCTCCTCCCCTGTCGTGGGAGACCCGTCTGAGGATTGCCACGGAAACTGCAGGAGCGCTCGCCTTCTTGCACTGCAAGCCCTCCGCTCCGGTCATACACCGGGACGTCAAGTCCGCCAACATACTTCTGGATGAGAATTACACGGCGAAGGTATCGGATTTCGGGGCTTCCCGATTGGTTCCGCTCAACCAAACTCATGTGACGACGCTCGTCCAGGGAACGCTCGGGTACTTGGATCCCGAGTACTTCCACACCAGCCAGCTGACGGAGAAGAGCGACGTGTATAGCTTCGGGGTGGTTCTGCTGGAGCTGTTGACTTCGGAGAAGCCGATATCGTTTTGCAGATCGGAGACGGCGAGGAACCTGGTGGCACATTTCTACACGTACCTGAAGGAGAACAACCTTCTTAATCTGGTGGATGCGAAGCTGGTGGAGGAGGCCGGGGCGATGCAGTTGCTGGCGATAGCCCAGGTCGCGAAGACTTGCGTGGCCCTGGAATCGTCGGAGAGGCCGACCATGAAGGAGTTGGCGGTGGAGCTCAGCGCACTGAGCAGGCTTATGAAGCGGCACGCGGAGTTGCGGCGTCCTCAGGAGGAGGAAGACGGCTCTTCACGCAGACTGGCGCCCCAAGGAAGCGGGAACGATGTCGGACGAGACGACGCGGAAATGCATCTGTTGTGGCAAGACGACGAAGGATCATCCAAAAGCAGAGGAAATCCACCTCTGTGA
- the LOC135627815 gene encoding protein NO VEIN-like codes for MYRPPPYNRSGGRGGGGVGGFRHPSLPPQNLNFAFPGNLQGHVNPPNPFQNPSFLQPPFLPYLQNPFFPQPNPSPNPQALLDRVNAAATKAHRDLVAAGQSVSSWKVSQAALLALKIDSWSALEFQIQDVPSLHSLIVTEGKISAFIHCFLGARRITSLYDLEVAVCKNEGVERFEELGLGPLLRHPLVEHYFSLASDVTDIFKITTEEIIDSLKTFMEKHKKTIMVEEFLDFLAENKLVSSKEKLCVRIQSLGLHISYIREAKKTEKATISKCFDVNKHSAPQNRKRDSSQPPNMRLQKQVLEKRFGLLSKRIQTFSSQWDDFSGKHIRFESSDSDDVDDDVNYDDDDGNDDDSFENDKGFMCQNQSSHDRDNGKRVSSCPYPSTTEEMVRLGLRPETTKKSTPDSDKSTKSRGKKLCDKKRKFEEKKGHSSCKLLKKDSIKSNGLERLHESTLASVDIEKFITTWKEACREHSITEVLDMMVDFYAPTVTQKRRLKRILLSHPGVVLLNIAITSIKHGMVDSLYDSLQAFGEAELSATKSGFSAEMIYIGGPVNKETAMINANESTNGLSKSVTVDDIIKKISDYLELENSVDRESALHSGRILWLLKQLCNCESWLVTHFSVDEFSSFGYGNFLEFLERYASLLPRELYQFLNEVPFDPSSVYFSMREQQLRAMLCQADYNWIKDCSMSKVDAFVLLKRQFPTTSFHIVGDKSDKCFLNLIKCQEDNHGPGCVLFSAALLGKQWSVSEHDEKMIHQQAYTSGTSAFDNAIECLLAAPMLSDLLSWSHWDLVYAPSFGPLIDWLLNDFHTKELSCIATRDGKLIRIASSATVDEFLEALIQLSSFQVALKLLSLLSLYRGTSHAPLSLLKCYAQRAMDVIIRNFIDSSEAARENSIDTSYLQDLPTFREDFNILPCSGDFQVISQFTQESVLGKSISKMNKAFAVIARIILECLGLLPSEFWNFAADILVSGLRFFTKQAPLVILNECNQPDQRLMLHDIGFSLGVTEWVQDYHDFSSTTVMNSRTSQPTYSLCSESGVDGDHTPELFVNPSFSNDNFHISIRNDVPFPSKNNESFSGGKQKESVDLHPGCQKECDDDFNMKILTGVTIDNSSMPDYKKMQDATTIIEAIRREEFGLDRNLNDKESCLLKKQHARLGRALHCLSQELYSQDSHLLLELVQNADDNVYLHSVEPTLVFILQETGIVVLNNEVGFSADNIRALCDIGNSTKKGSSAGYIGHKGIGFKSVFRVTDAPEIHSNGFHCKFDITEGQIGFVLPTVISPCNMDMLKQLLSGEDIQADFTSWSTCIILPFRSKLVRGTTMSSIISMFSDLHPSLLLFLHRLRCIRFKNMLNNTSIVLRRETMDDGIVKVSHGNESMSWLVVSKKLQASVIRQGARTTEIAMAFTLQESEGGEYRPLLSQQPAFAFLPLRNYGLKFILQGDFILPSSREEVDGDSAWNQWLLSEFPALFVSAEQSFCSLPCYRENPGKAVTAFMSFVPLAGEVHGFFSHLPHMIISKLRMSNCLLLDGPSLVWVLPCRTLRGWDEQFHLLLSDRLLQKHLGLGYLNKDVILSDTLAKALGVQNYGPKVLIDLISSLSRSRDGINSLGLNWLSSWFIILYSALSSQSSVQFSENIRMESDLVKTLRKIPLIPLSDGSYASMNDGPIWLPCDICGAGTEGKQYQNDFPRLYDKLRIVNPLLFSAPDITTNYMEEKKVDNLIQMLSKIGVQQLSSHEVIKSHILSALDKETKQDEDNSWKIEYLSFIMGHLQLPCASCESEKEDIIAELRKRSIVLTNAGYRCPDNEPIHFSKEYGNPVDISKLSTLDFQWLEVDLAYLKHPSTRSLSSVPTIWRDFFRELGVTDFVQISCVKKHAADVLLSVGPICDKDLMIETSFINDWESSELNYLLSILSAEKCRDKCIYLLEVLDKMWDNYYSGKTKSFVISKSSGYKKPIESSFMKSIRNIGWIASSMDLELHQSKDLFFDCEEIRSVLGNMVPYAVPQITSKLLLKEIGFKTQLSHDDALTMLNYWRSSKAPFLASVNQMSKFYTFIWDGVATSRLNINKEFISSCFIFVPFLNTSTSKNATYGTFLSPKDVFWHDPTGCVDKVKEVLQCIQKRKSDFLPCEMLSSVYPGLREFFVQVCHVHEVPPFGSYLQILLQLSSVTLPSQASHAVFQVFLRWSDDVKSGLVKSKDILDLRNDLHNLESRVLPTMQDKWVSLHSSFGLVCWADDEDLKLQFKHSNGIDFLQFGELNNEEKEMLSGKIAELFKKLGLPALSEVVFREAIFYGTRDNNEKMSLINWVLPYAQRYIYKLYPDKYSNLKQFGLEKLIQLQVVVVEKLFYKHSLRGCGNTSKKRFECCCLLQGSVLYATHTADSHSIFLELSRFFFDGSAELHFANFLHMVTTMAESGSSIDQTEFFIVNSQKVPRLPDEEPVWSLSSAVEELDSITQPILAPCSNAEQNASMPQRKPGICPSWPPTDWKTAPDFSHARRYPLWSRPGMESYSGSEAQLRNPPGLTTQIEVLPDPIEIDEDWVVEKGLASKSSSVLQDDSGILKEETQLVDSFDALDSQVNSVSETKNEKIDPSVRPGPDLSLKILSSSLERANICLQTLDDQQTRRTGRLGEIIAYNYLNRKMGPNMVKWVNEQTESGLPYDLIIGQESREYVEVKTTRYASKNWFEVSVREWQFASEMGNSFTIAHVALSGEKKASVTLLKNPLKLCHQNALRLAIFMSTQIRDSVVSS; via the exons ATGTATCGGCCGCCGCCGTATAACCGCTCTGGCGGCAGGGGCGGTGGTGGCGTTGGGGGCTTCCGCCACCCCTCCTTACCCCCTCAGAATCTAAACTTCGCCTTTCCCGGCAATCTTCAAGGCCATGTAAACCCTCCAAACCCCTTCCAGAACCCTAGCTTCCTCCAACCTCCCTTTTTGCCCTACCTCCAGAACCCATTCTTTCCTCAGCCGAATCCTTCCCCCAACCCCCAAGCCCTTCTTGACAGGGTCAATGCCGCCGCCACTAAGGCTCACCGGGACCTCGTCGCCGCCGGTCAGAGCGTCTCGTCGTGGAAAGTGTCGCAGGCCGCTCTCCTCGCTCTAAAGATCGATTCTTGGAGCGCCTTAGAGTTTCAAATTCAGGATGTTCCATCCCTCCACAGCCTAATCGTCACAGAAGGAAAG ATAAGTGCATTTATACACTGTTTCCTTGGTGCAcggaggatcacgtcactgtatgATTTGGAGGTTGCAGTATGCAAGAACGAGGGCGTTGAGCGGTTTGAGGAGCTTGGTCTGGGACCGCTGCTTCGGCACCCACTCGTCGAGCATTATTTCTCTCTTGCTTCTGATGTGACTGATATCTTCAAGATAACGACCGAGGAAATTATTGATTCATTAAAAACTTTTATGGAGAAACACAAGAAGACAATCATGGTGGAggaatttttggattttcttgctgAGAATAAGTTGGTATCATCCAAGGAAAAGCTTTGTGTGCGCATTCAGAGCTTAGG GTTGCATATATCTTACATTCGGGAAGCCAAAAAAACAGAAAAGGCAACTATCAGCAAATGTTTTGATGTAAACAAACATTCTGCTCCACAAAATAGAAAAAGGGACTCATCACAGCCTCCAAATATGCGCTTGCAAAAGCAGGTGCTTGAGAAGAGGTTTGGTTTGTTATCAAAGCGTATCCAGACCTTTTCATCTCAATGGGATGATTTTTCTGGTAAACATATCCGCTTCGAGTCCTCTGATagtgatgatgttgatgatgatgtcaactatgatgatgatgatggcaacGATGATGATTCTTTTGAGAATGATAAAGGATTTATGTGCCAAAATCAAAGTTCTCATGATAGAGACAATGGCAAGCGTGTGAGTAGCTGTCCTTATCCATCCACAACTGAAGAAATGGTTCGTCTTGGGCTCAGAcctgaaacaactaaaaaatcaACTCCTGATAGTGATAAGTCAACAAAGAGCCGAGGTAAGAAGTTGTGTGACAAGAAAAGGAAGTTTGAAGAGAAGAAGGGTCATTCTTCATGCAAGTTGCTTAAAAAGGACTCCATCAAGTCAAATGGCCTAGAGAGATTGCATGAATCTACTCTTGCTAGCGTTGACATCGAGAAGTTCATTACAACATGGAAGGAGGCTTGCCGGGAGCATTCTATTACTGAG GTTCTTGATATGATGGTGGATTTCTATGCTCCAACAGTCACGCAAAAGAGAAGGTTGAAGAGAATCTTGTTGTCACACCCTGGTGTTGTCTTACTGAATATTGCT ATAACATCCATTAAACATGGAATGGTTGATAGTCTTTATGATTCTTTGCAAGCCTTTGGTGAAGCTGAATTAAGTGCCACCAAGTCTGGTTTCTCTGCTGAGATGATATATATTGGTGGGCCTGTGAATAAAGAAACTGCTATGATAAATGCTAACGAGAGCACAAATGGATTGAGCAAGA GCGTAACTGTAGATGACATCATTAAGAAAATTTCTGATTATTTGGAGTTGGAAAATTCTGTTGACAGAGAAAGTGCTTTGCATTCAGGACGGATATTATGGTTATTAAAACAGCTTTGTAATTGTGAGAGTTGGCTGGTAACTCATTTTTCTGTGGACGAATTTAGTTCTTTTGGTTATGGAAATTTTTTAGAGTTCTTAGAAAGATATGCTTCATTGTTGCCACGTGaactatatcaatttttaaatgagGTCCCTTTTGATCCATCGTCAGTGTACTTTTCCATGCGTGAACAACAACTGAGAGCTATGCTATGTCAGGCTGACTATAACTGGATAAAAGATTGTTCTATGTCCAAAGTTGATGCTTTTGTGCTTCTTAAAAGGCAATTTCCAACAACCAGCTTCCACATTGTTGGGGATAAATCTGATAAATGCTTTTTGAATCTTATCAAGTGCCAGGAAGATAATCATGGTCCAGGCTGTGTTCTATTTTCTGCAGCATTGTTGGGGAAGCAGTGGTCAGTGTCAGAACACGATGAAAAAATGATTCACCAACAAGCATACACATCTGGAACTTCTGCTTTTGACAATGCCATTGAATGTTTGCTTGCAGCCCCCATGTTGTCGGATCTACTATCCTGGTCGCACTGGGATCTTGTATATGCTCCTTCATTTGGTCCACTAATAGACTGGTTGTTGAATGACTTCCACACTAAAGAACTATCTTGTATAGCAACAAGGGATGGGAAATTAATCAGGATTGCTTCTTCAGCAACTGTTGATGAGTTTCTGGAAGCTTTGATTCAACTTTCTTCATTCCAAGTGGCTTTAAAATTGTTATCACTGTTATCTTTGTATAGAGGGACAAGTCATGCTCCTTTATCCCTTCTAAAGTGCTATGCACAACGAGCCATGGATGTtattataagaaatttcattgatTCAAGTGAGGCTGCCAGGGAGAATTCTATTGATACAAGTTATCTGCAAGATTTGCCGACTTTTCGCGAAGACTTTAATATTTTACCCTGTTCTGGTGATTTTCAAGTAATTTCCCAATTTACACAGGAGAGCGTGCTTGGCAAAAGCATTTCTAAGATGAATAAAGCTTTTGCTGTTATTGCAAGGATTATACTTGAATGTCTAGGTCTTCTACCTTCAGAATTCTGGAACTTTGCAGCAGATATATTGGTCTCTGGTCTTCGATTCTTTACTAAGCAAGCTCCTCTGGTTATTTTGAACGAATGCAATCAGCCTGATCAACGTCTCATGCTTCATGACATTGGATTTTCACTTGGAGTAACCGAATGGGTTCAAGACTACCATGACTTCAGTTCCACAACCGTGATGAACTCAAGGACATCACAACCAACTTATTCTTTGTGTTCTGAATCTGGTGTGGATGGAGATCATACACCGGAGTTATTTGTGAACCCTTCCTTTAGCAATGACAATTTTCATATTAGCATTAGAAATGATGTTCCTTTTCCAAGTAAGAACAATGAATCTTTTTCTGGAGGTAAACAGAAGGAATCTGTTGATTTACATCCTGGGTGTCAGAAAGAGTGTGATGATGACTTCAACATGAAAATTCTTACTGGTGTGACCATTGACAACTCAAGTATGCCAGACTACAAAAAGATGCAAGACGCAACCACTATCATTGAGGCTATTCGCCGTGAAGAGTTTGGTTTGGACCGAAATCTTAATGATAAAGAGAGTTGTTTATTAAAGAAACAGCATGCACGGCTTGGAAGAGCGCTTCATTGTTTATCACAAGAATTATATTCTCAGGATTCTCATCTTCTTTTGGAACTT GTACAAAATGCTGATGACAATGTTTACTTACATAGTGTGGAGCCAACACTAGTCTTCATTCTTCAGGAGACTGGTATTGTTGTTTTAAACAATGAGGTCGGGTTCTCTGCTGACAACATTAGAGCACTTTGTGATATTGGAAACTCAACCAAAAAAGGATCAAGTGCAGGATATATAGGGCATAAAGGCATTGGGTTCAAATCAGTATTTCGG GTAACAGATGCTCCTGAAATCCATTCTAATGGGTTTCATTGTAAATTCGATATTACTGAGGGTCAGATTGGTTTTGTATTGCCAACAGTTATCTCTCCTTGTAATATGGACATGTTAAAACAATTGTTATCTGGAGAGGATATACAAGCTGATTTTACTTCCTGGAGTACTTGTATAATTCTTCCATTCAGGTCCAAGTTAGTACGAGGAACAACTATGAGCTCCATCATATCCATGTTTTCAGATCTTCATCCATCCTTATTGTTGTTCCTTCATAGGCTTCGATGTATCAGGTTTAAGAATATGCTCAATAATACATCTATTGTTCTGAGAAGAGAAACAATGGATGATGGCATTGTTAAGGTTTCTCATGGCAATGAGAGCATGAGTTGGTTGGTAGTAAGTAAAAAGTTGCAGGCAAGTGTCATTCGCCAGGGTGCACGAACTACAGAGATTGCCATGGCCTTCACACTGCAGGAGTCTGAGGGTGGAGAATACAGGCCACTTCTGAGCCAACAACCTGCTTTTGCTTTTCTTCCTCTCAGAAATTATGGTCTCAAATTTATTCTTCAAGGGGATTTCATTTTACCTTCTTCTAGAGAAGAAGTTGATGGAGATAGTGCCTGGAACCAGTGGTTGTTATCTGAATTCCCAGCTTTATTTGTTAGTGCAGAACAATCCTTTTGCTCTCTTCCTTGCTATCGGGAGAATCCAGGAAAGGCTGTAACAGCCTTTATGAGTTTTGTTCCACTTGCTGGGGAAGTTCATGGGTTCTTTTCTCATCTTCCACACATGATTATTTCCAAGTTGCGCATGTCAAATTGCTTATTGTTGGATGGACCTAGTTTGGTTTGGGTATTGCCTTGCAGAACACTGAGAGGTTGGGATGAACAGTTTCACCTTCTTTTATCTGATAGGTTGCTTCAGAAACATCTTGGTCTTGGTTATTTGAATAAGGATGTTATTTTGTCTGATACACTAGCTAAGGCTCTTGGTGTTCAAAATTATGGACCTAAAGTTTTGATTGATCTCATCTCATCTTTATCTCGTTCTAGAGATGGTATCAACTCTTTGGGTCTAAACTGGTTATCTTCTTGGTTTATTATTCTTTATTCTGCATTGTCATCCCAGTCTTCTGTGCAGTTTTCTGAAAATATTCGGATGGAATCTGACCTAGTCAAGACACTTAGAAAAATTCCACTTATTCCACTTTCGGATGGCTCATATGCCTCCATGAATGATGGTCCAATATGGTTGCCATGTGATATCTGTGGTGCTGGGACTGAAGGCAAACAGTATCAAAATGATTTTCCTAGATTGTATGACAAACTTAGGATTGTCAACCCTTTGCTTTTCTCTGCCCCAGACATTACTACAAATTACATGGAAGAGAAAAAGGTAGACAACCTGATACAGATGCTATCCAAAATTGGTGTCCAACAGTTGTCTTCTCATGAAGTAATAAAAAGTCACATTCTGTCTGCCTTAGATAAAGAAACTAAACAAGATGAAGATAACAGCTGGAAGATTGAATATTTGTCTTTTATTATGGGTCATCTTCAGTTACCTTGTGCAAGTTGTGAATCAGAAAAGGAAGACATAATTGCTGAGTTACGTAAAAGATCCATAGTTTTGACAAATGCTGGTTACAGATGCCCAGATAATGAACCAATACACTTTTCCAAAGAGTATGGTAATCCTGTAGACATTAGTAAACTGAGCACATTAGATTTTCAGTGGCTTGAAGTTGATCTTGCATATCTGAAGCATCCTAGTACCCGTTCATTATCATCTGTGCCAACAATTTGGAGGGATTTTTTCAGAGAGTTAGGTGTCACTGATTTTGTGCAAATTAGCTGTGTTAAAAAGCATGCAGCTGATGTTTTACTTTCTGTGGGTCCGATTTGTGATAAAGATCTTATGATTGAAACTTCATTCATCAACGACTGGGAATCATCCGAGTTAAATTATTTGTTATCTATCTTATCCGCTGAGAAGTGTCGAGATAAGTGTATTTATCTTCTGGAAGTCCTTGATAAAATGTGGGATAATTATTATAGTGGAAAAACGAAAAGCTTTGTTATCTCCAAATCTTCTGGGTACAAGAAACCTATTGAATCGTCTTTTATGAAGAGCATACGTAACATAGGATGGATTGCATCAAGCATGGACTTGGAACTTCACCAGTCAAAAGATCTATTTTTTGATTGTGAGGAAATTCGATCTGTTCTGGGTAACATGGTGCCCTATGCTGTTCCGCAG ATTACTAGCAAATTGCTTTTGAAAGAGATTGGGTTCAAGACGCAGCTATCACATGATGATGCCTTGACAATGCTCAACTACTGGAGATCATCAAAGGCTCCTTtccttgcaag TGTGAATCAAATGTCGAAGTTCTATACGTTTATCTGGGATGGGGTTGCTACTTCAAGATTGAATATAAATAAAGAATTCATTTCAAGTTGTTTTATATTTGTTCCATTCCTCAATACTTCTACATCTAAGAATGCTACTTATGGAACTTTTCTTTCACCAAAGGACGTGTTTTGGCATGATCCAACTGGATGTGTTGATAAGGTTAAGGAAGTGCTCCAGTGCATTCAAAAGAGGAAGTCAGATTTCCTTCCATGTGAAATGCTGTCCTCTGTCTACCCTGGCCTTCGTGAATTTTTTGTGCAAGTGTGCCATGTGCATGAGGTTCCTCCATTTGGTAGTTATCTTCAAATATTACTCCAGTTATCAAGTGTCACTTTGCCCTCACAGGCATCTCATGCA GTTTTTCAGGTTTTCTTGAGATGGTCTGATGATGTTAAATCTGGATTGGTAAAGTCCAAGGACATTCTTGACTTGAGAAATGATCTTCATAATTTGGAAAGCAGAGTACTTCCAACCATGCAGGATAAATGGGTCTCTCTCCATTCTTCATTTGGTCTCGTATGTTGGGCTGACGATGAGGACCTGAAGCTGCAGTTTAAACATTCTAATGGCATTGACTTCTTGCAGTTTGGTGAACTTAATAATGAAGAGAAAGAAATGCTTTCTGGAAAGATTGCTGAATTATTCAAAAAATTAGGTCTTCCTGCCCTTTCAGAG GTTGTGTTTCGTGAAGCAATATTTTATGGGACAAGAGACAACAACGAAAAGATGTCTTTGATAAATTGGGTCTTACCTTATGCTCAACGCTACATTTATAAACTGTATCCAGACAAATATTCGAACTTGAAACAGTTTGGGCTTGAGAAGCTAATCCAGCTACAAGTTGTTGTAGTTGAGAAGTTGTTCTACAAGCACTCTCTGAGAGGTTGTGGTAATACTTCTAAGAAGCGCTTTGAATGCTGCTGCCTTTTGCAG GGGAGTGTTCTATATGCTACTCATACTGCAGATTCACACTCCATATTCTTGGAGCTCTCACGATTTTTCTTTGATGGGTCTGCCGAGCTACACTTTGCAAATTTTCTTCACATGGTCACAACCATGGCAGAATCTGGCTCAAGCATTGACCAGACAGAATTTTTCATCGTGAATAGTCAAAAGGTTCCAAGGCTACCTGATGAAGAACCTGTTTGGTCTCTATCTTCCGCGGTTGAAGAACTTGATTCTATCACCCAGCCAATACTTGCTCCCTGCTCTAATGCTGAGCAGAATGCTTCTATGCCTCAAAGGAAACCAGGCATCTGTCCAAGTTGGCCACCTACAGATTGGAAAACTGCCCCGGATTTTAGTCATGCCAGAAGATATCCTCTCTGGTCAAGACCAGGAATGGAGTCATATAGTGGCTCTGAGGCACAGCTGAGAAACCCGCCTGGACTTACCACACAAATTGAGGTTCTTCCTGATCCCATTGAGATTGATGAAGATTGGGTTGTAGAAAAGGGCTTGGCTTCAAAGAGCTCATCTGTGTTGCAAGATGATTCTGGGATACTGAAAGAAGAAACTCAGTTGGTGGATTCTTTTGATGCTCTCGACAGCCAGGTTAATTCTGTTTCAGAAACCAAAAATGAAAAAATTGATCCATCGGTGCGTCCTGGCCCAGATTTAAGCTTGAAAATTTTGTCGAGTTCACTTGAAAGGGCTAATATTTGTCTGCAAACACTAGATGACCAGCAAACACGTAGAACTGGCAGGCTCGGGGAGATCATTGCTTACAATTATCTAAATAGGAAAATGGGTCCAAATATGGTGAAATGGGTGAATGAACAAACTGAGAGTGGCTTACCATATGACCTGATCATTGGACAGGAAAGCCGGGAGTATGTCGAAGTTAAGACCACCAGATACGCAAGTAAAAACTGGTTCGAAGTGTCAGTACGGGAATGGCAATTTGCATCAGAAATGGGTAATTCGTTCACCATAGCACATGTGGCTCTGTCGGGCGAGAAGAAGGCCAGTGTCACACTATTGAAGAATCCTCTGAAACTTTGTCATCAGAATGCTTTGCGATTAGCAATTTTCATGTCAACTCAAATCAGGGACTCAGTGGTCAGCAGTTAG